The following proteins come from a genomic window of Pseudomonas sp. MAG733B:
- a CDS encoding HIT family protein, whose amino-acid sequence MDIAPRFIIHETAHWVLNHHMTTKLPGYLVLGTRHPVRSLSDLPEGALVEMGVLLAKVQKILQLELQPKWLYISRFGHDPRFPIHFHYIPVYHWVEELFWQDERYRLLRNFGAVSPQTQTDGAEMTLFIWREFGESPEPPSIQGPSIEEIIDRLRIAFGTQDNYLLVGKAHAKA is encoded by the coding sequence ATGGACATAGCGCCACGCTTCATCATCCATGAGACAGCCCACTGGGTACTCAACCACCACATGACGACCAAGCTGCCCGGCTATCTGGTGCTGGGGACGCGGCACCCGGTGCGTTCGTTGTCGGACCTGCCCGAAGGTGCTTTGGTCGAGATGGGCGTGCTGCTCGCCAAAGTGCAGAAAATCCTGCAACTGGAGCTGCAGCCGAAATGGCTCTACATCAGCCGATTCGGCCACGACCCGCGCTTCCCGATCCACTTTCACTACATCCCGGTGTACCACTGGGTCGAAGAACTGTTCTGGCAGGATGAGCGCTATCGACTGCTGAGAAACTTCGGCGCGGTCAGCCCTCAGACGCAGACCGATGGCGCGGAAATGACCCTGTTCATCTGGCGCGAATTTGGTGAAAGTCCGGAGCCGCCGAGCATCCAGGGACCGTCGATCGAAGAGATCATCGATCGCCTGCGGATCGCGTTTGGCACGCAGGATAATTACCTTTTGGTTGGAAAGGCTCACGCTAAAGCCTGA
- a CDS encoding MBL fold metallo-hydrolase, translated as MTTQLNPTIQNDGIHQKSNGQHDTSLAAGSGFEELVPSRYAVRVGEIDVLVISDGVLPLPTTTMSTNADPAARAAWFKDMFLGPDSFDWALNVLVIRSGDQTILVDAGLGGQFPGFPRAGQFPKRLEAAGIDLGSVTDVVITHMHMDHIGGLLVDEVKNRLRPDVRIHVAATEVEFWKSPDFSLTSMPSPVPDVLRATANEFMKEFHSKLRTFEDEYEVAPGVVARLTGGHTPGHCVVYVTSGGERLTFAGDALFPVAFEHPDWHNGFEHDPEESVRVRVRLMQEAAASGELFVATHLPFPSVGRVAVDGKAFRWVAAFWDY; from the coding sequence ATGACAACGCAACTGAACCCAACCATCCAGAACGATGGAATACATCAGAAAAGCAACGGTCAGCACGACACCTCACTCGCCGCAGGGTCGGGGTTCGAGGAGTTAGTGCCTTCGCGCTATGCGGTGCGGGTCGGCGAAATCGACGTGCTGGTGATCAGCGATGGCGTGCTGCCGCTGCCGACCACGACTATGTCCACCAACGCCGACCCAGCGGCCCGCGCAGCCTGGTTCAAGGACATGTTCCTGGGGCCGGACTCGTTCGATTGGGCACTGAACGTCCTGGTAATTCGTAGCGGCGACCAGACCATCCTCGTCGACGCTGGACTGGGCGGGCAGTTCCCCGGTTTTCCCCGCGCCGGGCAGTTTCCCAAGCGGCTGGAAGCCGCCGGTATCGACCTGGGGTCCGTGACTGACGTGGTGATTACCCACATGCACATGGACCATATCGGCGGGCTGCTCGTCGACGAAGTGAAGAACCGCCTGCGTCCGGATGTGCGAATCCACGTGGCGGCGACCGAGGTCGAGTTCTGGAAGTCGCCCGATTTTTCCCTCACCTCCATGCCGTCGCCGGTGCCGGACGTCCTGCGAGCAACCGCCAATGAATTCATGAAAGAATTCCACAGCAAGCTGCGCACCTTCGAAGATGAATACGAGGTGGCACCGGGCGTGGTCGCCAGGCTCACCGGCGGCCACACTCCGGGGCACTGCGTGGTCTACGTGACATCCGGTGGCGAACGGTTGACCTTCGCCGGCGACGCCCTGTTTCCGGTCGCCTTCGAACACCCCGACTGGCACAACGGCTTTGAACATGACCCCGAGGAATCGGTGCGCGTTCGGGTTCGCCTGATGCAAGAAGCGGCGGCAAGCGGTGAGCTGTTTGTCGCCACTCACCTGCCATTCCCCTCCGTTGGCCGCGTGGCCGTCGACGGTAAGGCGTTTCGCTGGGTCGCGGCCTTCTGGGATTACTGA
- a CDS encoding dipeptidase produces MEFSLKHLAATTLMLASLSSFTTAAHANITPQQSAIILKTFSDASVTDFRQFLGSLAKSDIAKTDDLGAAISAFLDNKTLTAEQQNEIHRLLGLYTRVKYGSAATETLKELVAIPTMRVDGVAQHDNPEFIKIAEKIKGLAQAFNLNFRNVDNRVYEISLEGTGDEVVGIHAHADVVPVTPENWVLKDGTRLDPFKVTLIGDRMYGRGTEDDKNGIVVAMYAMKVIKEEKLPLARNFKLLIDTTEETTGDAIPYYFERNPTPNYNLALDGGYPVVIAEKGYGTVMASFAKRAGEGKGAEITSMTGGLATNQIPSKSVATLVTDKPAELTAALQKAGAEYVKRNGGDFEIAAKVDGKDVKLTVTGVSAHSSEPESGVNPVARMLDFINGLDGKVALKHNQITDAARYAADNWGLDYLGNKLGVGFSDEFMGPLTTSLTYVGVDDKAFKLAVNLRVPKGKSPETLKAEIAGKLDAWSKKTQIAPAFDYSIAEPMYRNPEGEWVKALLAVASENLGMEHKFGTSAGATSVHELPNGVQFGLAMPDVKYTGHNDNEFKTTEQFLLDLQIVTEMMGRIGQFPKL; encoded by the coding sequence ATGGAATTTTCACTCAAGCACCTGGCTGCGACCACTCTGATGCTCGCCAGCCTCTCGTCGTTCACCACCGCTGCTCACGCCAACATCACGCCGCAACAGAGCGCGATCATCCTCAAGACCTTCAGTGATGCCTCGGTCACGGATTTCAGGCAATTCCTCGGGAGCCTGGCCAAGAGCGACATCGCCAAGACCGACGACCTCGGCGCGGCCATCAGCGCCTTCCTCGACAACAAGACGCTGACTGCCGAGCAACAAAACGAAATCCATCGCCTGCTGGGCCTCTATACGCGCGTGAAGTACGGCAGCGCGGCCACCGAAACCTTGAAGGAGCTGGTGGCCATCCCGACCATGCGCGTGGATGGCGTTGCCCAGCACGACAATCCCGAGTTCATCAAGATCGCCGAGAAGATCAAAGGCCTGGCCCAGGCGTTCAACCTGAACTTCCGCAACGTCGACAACCGCGTCTATGAAATCTCCCTGGAAGGCACTGGCGATGAAGTCGTGGGCATTCACGCCCACGCCGACGTGGTGCCGGTGACGCCGGAGAACTGGGTGCTGAAGGATGGCACCCGCCTCGATCCGTTCAAGGTCACTTTGATCGGCGACCGCATGTATGGCCGTGGCACCGAAGATGACAAGAACGGCATCGTGGTCGCGATGTACGCGATGAAAGTCATCAAGGAAGAGAAGCTGCCGCTGGCACGCAACTTCAAGCTGCTGATCGACACCACCGAAGAAACCACGGGCGACGCCATCCCTTACTACTTCGAACGCAACCCGACGCCCAACTACAACCTGGCGCTGGATGGCGGCTATCCGGTGGTGATCGCCGAGAAAGGCTACGGCACCGTCATGGCCAGCTTCGCCAAGCGCGCTGGCGAAGGCAAAGGCGCGGAAATCACCTCGATGACCGGTGGCCTGGCCACCAACCAGATTCCGTCGAAATCTGTCGCCACGCTGGTGACCGACAAGCCCGCCGAACTGACCGCTGCCCTACAAAAGGCCGGCGCGGAGTACGTCAAGCGCAATGGCGGTGACTTCGAGATCGCCGCCAAGGTCGACGGCAAGGACGTCAAACTGACCGTCACCGGCGTTTCCGCCCACTCCTCCGAACCCGAGTCCGGGGTCAACCCGGTGGCGCGGATGCTCGACTTCATCAATGGTCTGGACGGCAAGGTCGCGCTCAAGCACAACCAGATCACGGACGCCGCTCGCTACGCCGCCGACAACTGGGGCCTGGACTACCTGGGCAACAAACTGGGCGTCGGTTTTTCCGATGAGTTCATGGGCCCGCTGACCACCTCCCTGACCTACGTCGGAGTGGATGACAAAGCCTTCAAACTCGCGGTCAACCTGCGCGTGCCGAAGGGCAAGTCGCCGGAAACACTGAAAGCGGAAATCGCCGGAAAACTGGACGCCTGGAGCAAGAAGACCCAGATCGCACCGGCCTTCGATTACTCCATCGCCGAACCGATGTACCGCAACCCTGAAGGCGAATGGGTCAAGGCCCTGCTCGCCGTGGCCAGCGAAAACCTTGGCATGGAACACAAATTCGGCACCTCCGCCGGCGCCACGTCGGTGCATGAATTGCCTAACGGCGTGCAATTTGGCCTGGCCATGCCCGACGTCAAATACACCGGCCACAACGACAACGAGTTCAAGACCACCGAGCAGTTCTTGCTGGACTTGCAGATCGTGACCGAAATGATGGGGCGAATTGGGCAGTTTCCGAAGCTTTGA
- a CDS encoding Fic family protein, with translation MIFDPFGDFETAGYLQNSLQLKDPTEVKESEHLSFELSIEDALAYLAKKRSIDYKAVLQVHQILFSDFYHWAGKDRNELVPHLAVFKGSYEDPHSTAFERPDLIKMSVDYALKLAVNKKRFRDHPGEVMGQLAFAHPFLDGNGRAILLVFMELCYRARFAIDWSRTSKDDYLRALSSEIRMPGEAHLDNYLKPFRVDISSRDEWPDTISGIRGLDGLDKEDITYESLDNPEVQRIYKTYRAQSLDVPAPPASDK, from the coding sequence ATGATTTTTGATCCGTTCGGCGATTTCGAAACGGCTGGATACCTGCAGAATTCATTGCAGCTGAAAGATCCCACTGAAGTAAAAGAATCAGAACACCTTTCGTTTGAATTGAGCATTGAAGATGCTCTTGCCTATTTGGCCAAGAAGAGAAGCATCGATTACAAGGCTGTACTTCAGGTTCACCAGATCTTGTTCTCCGACTTTTATCACTGGGCCGGGAAGGATCGGAATGAACTCGTACCGCACTTGGCGGTTTTCAAAGGCTCATACGAAGATCCCCACAGTACAGCCTTCGAGCGCCCGGATTTAATCAAGATGTCGGTCGACTATGCGCTCAAACTGGCAGTGAACAAGAAGCGCTTCAGAGATCACCCAGGGGAGGTGATGGGTCAGTTGGCATTTGCTCACCCCTTTCTGGACGGCAATGGACGCGCAATACTTTTAGTCTTCATGGAACTCTGCTATCGGGCCAGATTCGCTATCGATTGGTCCAGGACAAGCAAGGACGACTATTTGCGTGCGCTCAGCAGCGAGATCCGAATGCCGGGTGAAGCGCATCTTGATAACTATCTGAAACCGTTCAGGGTAGATATCTCCAGTCGCGATGAGTGGCCAGACACCATCAGTGGAATCAGAGGATTGGATGGCCTGGACAAAGAAGATATTACGTACGAAAGCCTGGATAACCCGGAAGTCCAGCGCATCTACAAGACCTACAGGGCGCAGAGTCTCGACGTTCCGGCACCTCCTGCATCGGATAAATGA
- a CDS encoding NUDIX domain-containing protein translates to MSPNKACPIILSNTPVSRILLFRHPQAGVQLVKGTIESGETPAQAALRELREESGIEAATVVCDMGNWIAGHLDQVWSFQLCEAHLPLPEQWTHYTLDDHGHVFSFFWAPLNDLPFAQCHPVFHRALLYVKSALSKGGYLITEDPDQNRERLFKSV, encoded by the coding sequence ATGTCACCCAACAAAGCCTGTCCCATTATTCTTTCGAATACGCCTGTCTCGCGCATCCTGCTGTTCCGCCATCCACAGGCGGGGGTTCAATTGGTCAAAGGCACGATCGAGTCCGGTGAAACACCCGCTCAGGCGGCGTTACGTGAGTTGAGAGAAGAGTCCGGAATCGAAGCCGCCACGGTTGTCTGCGATATGGGCAATTGGATTGCAGGGCACTTGGACCAGGTATGGTCATTTCAACTTTGTGAAGCGCATTTACCGTTGCCTGAACAGTGGACGCACTACACGCTCGACGACCATGGCCATGTCTTCAGCTTTTTCTGGGCTCCCCTCAATGACTTGCCATTTGCTCAGTGTCATCCGGTTTTTCATCGGGCGTTGCTGTACGTGAAGAGTGCGTTGTCGAAGGGTGGTTACCTGATAACTGAAGATCCGGATCAGAACCGAGAGCGGCTGTTTAAAAGCGTTTAA
- a CDS encoding EAL domain-containing protein, with protein MSKPDAFITAHEAPLNSSVALTRASLFKFAGLLGTVFILATGMLVFVAKNLDSTEESRSAFYAEKAVQTLEKNLRSTIKDYSFWGDAYKHLHKTVDTDWAFTRQNLGPTLYSDFGLTGLFVINAADRSVYSVVKGELTTVEAAGWLGQPLAPVLDQARRGADSETPVTTFINVRGVPTLVAAAAITPGADPTVQSEHGPSSVLLFVETLDNVKLQAIGSDYGIEGLHVATPDEIHKESILLLGDNGSAGGLHWEPAKPGVRLLGFILPLIATAALLVGLMIWAILRRSTAAAKALDCSYVHLQTSQVALAESEARFRDIAEASSDWIWEVNQEWRFTYLSERFESVTGLSREAWISAKIDDLLCMEFGAISQWLSIPGRRHNISVQCSYVDTKGTARIARLSARGLVDHGFRGTATDITDEVEARRRIEYLSQHDALTGLPNRTRLQEFLDGKLKAAPTPEHPLVMLILDLDRFKPVNDLLGHAAGDEVLNEVSRRLGECVRSGDLVARIGGDEFVLILNDVSSAEEVETACRRLIDSIEKPVTVEDQEVFVSASIGISMAPNDSSQATELLRYADIALYEAKSAGRNTWRFYANEMNTKIIERRQLENDLRYGIKHGELRLHFQPRYRLADGQMVGAEALVRWQHPKRGLIPPDRFIPIAEETGLILALSNWVLTTACEHAARWSKNLFVSVNLSPTEFQRGNLVERIEKAIATTGLQAQRLELEVTESVMLEDALVALEVMRALKRVGVRLSMDDFGTGYSSLSYLRSFPFDGLKIDRSFVNRLGESEEDRSIIQAIVGLGRALSLTVTAEGIETGLHLDLLNEACCEEGQGYFLSKPLSSEDFEFLLNAEQELGS; from the coding sequence ATGTCGAAGCCTGACGCATTTATCACTGCCCACGAAGCCCCATTAAATTCAAGCGTTGCGCTCACCAGAGCCTCATTGTTCAAGTTCGCTGGGTTACTGGGCACCGTATTCATCCTCGCTACGGGTATGCTGGTTTTTGTAGCGAAAAATCTCGATAGCACCGAAGAATCCAGAAGCGCTTTCTACGCCGAAAAAGCTGTTCAGACGCTTGAAAAAAATCTTCGATCCACCATCAAGGATTACTCCTTTTGGGGCGACGCATACAAACATCTGCACAAAACCGTGGATACGGACTGGGCGTTTACCCGACAGAACCTTGGCCCGACGCTTTATTCCGATTTTGGCCTCACTGGCCTATTCGTAATAAACGCAGCAGACCGGAGTGTCTACTCGGTCGTAAAAGGTGAGCTGACGACCGTTGAAGCTGCGGGCTGGTTGGGACAACCTTTAGCGCCGGTGCTCGACCAGGCTCGTCGAGGCGCAGACAGTGAGACGCCGGTAACTACTTTCATCAATGTTCGCGGCGTTCCTACTCTCGTTGCCGCTGCGGCTATAACCCCGGGAGCGGATCCCACTGTCCAATCTGAACATGGGCCATCATCGGTACTGCTTTTCGTGGAAACACTGGACAACGTCAAGCTGCAGGCAATCGGAAGTGATTACGGAATCGAAGGATTGCACGTCGCTACACCTGACGAGATCCACAAGGAGTCCATCCTGCTGCTAGGCGACAACGGATCGGCCGGTGGATTGCATTGGGAACCTGCAAAGCCCGGCGTCCGATTGTTGGGTTTTATACTTCCATTGATTGCCACAGCTGCTCTTCTGGTAGGCCTCATGATATGGGCCATTCTTCGACGTTCGACCGCTGCCGCCAAAGCACTTGATTGCAGCTACGTCCATTTGCAAACAAGCCAGGTAGCCCTCGCCGAGAGTGAAGCCCGTTTTCGAGATATCGCGGAAGCAAGCTCCGATTGGATCTGGGAAGTAAATCAGGAATGGCGCTTCACCTACCTCTCTGAAAGATTTGAAAGTGTTACAGGGCTATCTCGAGAGGCCTGGATCAGTGCAAAAATTGATGACCTGCTTTGCATGGAGTTCGGCGCCATATCTCAATGGCTCAGCATCCCGGGTCGCCGTCACAACATCAGCGTGCAATGTTCTTACGTCGATACGAAAGGCACTGCGCGAATTGCACGATTATCGGCACGGGGACTCGTCGACCACGGATTTCGGGGTACGGCGACCGACATAACGGATGAGGTGGAGGCGCGTCGGCGTATTGAATATCTTTCGCAGCATGACGCGCTGACAGGGCTCCCAAACAGGACAAGGTTACAGGAGTTTCTAGACGGCAAACTCAAAGCCGCGCCTACCCCCGAACATCCCCTCGTGATGCTTATTTTAGACCTTGATCGATTTAAACCGGTAAACGACCTGCTCGGTCATGCAGCCGGTGATGAGGTGCTCAATGAAGTCTCCCGCCGGCTAGGTGAGTGTGTGCGCAGCGGAGATCTCGTGGCGCGGATTGGCGGCGATGAGTTCGTGTTAATTCTTAACGATGTGAGCTCAGCTGAGGAAGTAGAAACGGCATGCCGGCGCTTGATAGATTCGATTGAAAAACCAGTCACCGTCGAGGATCAAGAGGTCTTTGTCAGTGCCAGCATCGGTATTTCAATGGCACCTAACGATTCATCGCAAGCAACAGAACTCCTCCGATACGCGGACATCGCGTTGTATGAAGCAAAATCCGCTGGTCGAAATACCTGGCGATTTTATGCAAATGAAATGAACACTAAGATCATCGAACGCCGACAGCTCGAAAATGATCTTCGCTACGGAATAAAACACGGTGAGCTGCGTCTCCATTTCCAGCCCCGCTATCGCCTTGCTGACGGCCAGATGGTCGGCGCGGAAGCGCTTGTTCGCTGGCAGCATCCTAAACGAGGCCTTATACCCCCCGATCGGTTTATTCCTATCGCTGAAGAGACCGGACTAATCCTTGCGCTGAGTAACTGGGTGCTCACAACCGCTTGCGAACATGCGGCCCGCTGGTCAAAAAATCTGTTTGTTTCAGTCAATCTCTCTCCGACCGAGTTTCAACGCGGCAATCTGGTTGAACGGATAGAGAAAGCAATCGCAACAACGGGACTTCAAGCGCAACGCTTGGAATTGGAGGTGACCGAGAGTGTCATGCTTGAAGACGCATTGGTTGCTCTAGAGGTGATGCGAGCTCTAAAGCGAGTAGGTGTACGTCTTTCAATGGACGACTTCGGTACTGGCTATTCTTCGCTCAGTTATCTGCGGTCGTTCCCGTTTGACGGCCTCAAAATAGACCGCAGCTTTGTCAACCGTCTGGGGGAAAGCGAGGAGGACAGGTCTATCATTCAAGCCATCGTAGGGTTGGGCCGCGCTTTGTCTTTGACCGTAACGGCCGAAGGCATCGAAACCGGTCTGCATCTGGACTTGCTCAATGAGGCTTGCTGCGAAGAGGGTCAAGGATATTTCCTGAGCAAACCGTTAAGTAGTGAAGATTTTGAGTTTTTGCTGAATGCCGAACAGGAGTTGGGTAGCTAA
- a CDS encoding 4-carboxy-4-hydroxy-2-oxoadipate aldolase/oxaloacetate decarboxylase — protein MSEHIGKTGIVVRNIPRADPALIDELQRFGVATIHEAQGRKGLLGTSIRPIQQGIVTSGSAVTVLVAPGDNWMFHVAVEQCRPGDILVVAPSSPCTDGYFGDLLATSLKAHGVRALVIDAGVRDTHTLREMGFAVWSRAISAQGTIKETLGSVNLPLVCGGQLVHPGDVVVADDDGVVIIRREEVPQVVVASRTRADLEEQKTLRLAKGELGLDIYNMRVRLAEKGLRYVDNLEELGD, from the coding sequence ATGAGCGAGCACATTGGAAAAACCGGGATTGTCGTGCGCAATATTCCTCGGGCGGATCCGGCGCTGATCGATGAATTGCAGCGCTTCGGCGTCGCGACCATCCATGAAGCGCAGGGGCGCAAAGGTCTGCTGGGCACGTCGATCCGGCCGATCCAGCAAGGCATCGTTACCAGTGGTTCGGCGGTCACGGTGCTAGTCGCTCCGGGTGATAACTGGATGTTCCACGTAGCGGTAGAGCAATGCCGCCCTGGCGATATTCTCGTGGTAGCGCCGAGTTCGCCATGCACCGACGGCTACTTTGGCGACCTGCTGGCGACCTCGCTCAAGGCCCACGGCGTGCGCGCGCTGGTGATCGATGCCGGCGTGCGCGACACCCACACTTTGCGCGAGATGGGCTTTGCGGTCTGGTCGCGGGCGATTAGTGCCCAGGGCACGATCAAGGAGACATTGGGGTCGGTGAATCTGCCACTGGTCTGCGGCGGGCAATTGGTTCATCCGGGAGATGTGGTGGTCGCCGATGACGACGGCGTGGTCATCATCCGGCGCGAAGAAGTTCCGCAGGTGGTCGTTGCCAGCCGCACACGGGCCGATCTGGAAGAACAGAAGACCCTGCGCCTGGCCAAAGGTGAGCTGGGTCTGGATATCTACAACATGCGCGTGCGCCTGGCCGAAAAGGGGTTGCGCTACGTCGACAACCTCGAAGAACTCGGAGATTGA
- the galB gene encoding 4-oxalmesaconate hydratase has protein sequence MINSSKNALVVSAHSADFVWRAGGAIALHAQQGYNVHIVCLSFGERGESAKLWRKGEMSEDKVKAARRQEAQAAADILGASVEFFDIGDYPMRADKETLFRLADVFRRVQPEFVLSHSSKDPYNYDHPLAMNLTQEARIIAQAEGYKPGEKIVGAPPVYSFEPHQPEQCEWRPDVLLDITEVWDKKYAAIQCMAGQEHLWEYYTRVALQRGVQAKRNVGITSTRNIVYGEGYQSIFPRVTENLA, from the coding sequence ATGATTAATTCATCCAAGAACGCGCTGGTTGTCAGCGCCCACTCCGCCGATTTTGTCTGGCGGGCCGGCGGCGCAATCGCTCTGCATGCGCAGCAGGGCTACAACGTACACATCGTCTGTCTGTCATTCGGCGAGCGTGGTGAGTCCGCCAAGTTGTGGCGCAAGGGCGAGATGAGCGAAGACAAGGTGAAGGCCGCCCGCCGTCAGGAAGCCCAGGCCGCCGCGGACATCCTGGGCGCGAGCGTCGAATTCTTCGATATCGGCGATTACCCGATGCGCGCCGACAAGGAAACCCTGTTTCGTCTGGCTGATGTATTCCGTCGGGTCCAGCCGGAATTTGTCCTCAGCCATTCCTCGAAAGACCCGTACAACTATGACCACCCGCTGGCCATGAACCTGACGCAGGAGGCGCGCATCATCGCCCAGGCCGAGGGCTACAAACCGGGCGAGAAAATCGTCGGCGCACCGCCGGTGTACAGCTTCGAGCCGCACCAGCCCGAGCAATGCGAATGGCGCCCGGACGTGCTCCTGGACATCACCGAGGTCTGGGACAAGAAGTACGCGGCGATCCAGTGCATGGCCGGCCAGGAACATCTGTGGGAATACTACACCCGCGTCGCCCTGCAACGCGGCGTGCAAGCCAAGCGCAACGTCGGCATCACCTCGACCCGTAACATCGTGTACGGCGAGGGCTACCAGAGCATCTTCCCACGGGTCACGGAGAACCTGGCATGA
- a CDS encoding carbohydrate porin, whose translation MKITTTKILAFGVLTSLIHGTSLAATNTASSRLPGTPADALEEPASAAAAKPETRATGLGAALKELADQGIFLRANLINQYARNTRGAVEQGHTNVGQFNIGADFNLDKLVGTSGSSFHFTVYKDYGFGLNHDVTGTFPKQQHIYKNEFPDWHLGLFAFEQKLLDDRLDVILGRLGTTSYYAKLSTNCQFQAGNTCGVPRLINSEAGYSLLPSATWGINARYRTTPHTYVETGVYEVNPSTSASNGMDFSIAEANGVTVPLEWGWVEPGKFEVKAGGYVSTAPRPDPYYNTAGRSLGRFGGTARTVNDERKGVYLLGDRVVWRPDANSTRNLTVFGGVVQQLEDEEIMRQQFLGGFVLTGPTASRPRDTIGFSASLFNLTDKERAFLRDARAKAGGHGSNDPHEYSFELNYGWHLIPGVIVMPNIQYIVNPDNSGLPKTATVPKNMLAYGLNVQLSFGGMFGLSSPGGGD comes from the coding sequence ATGAAAATAACAACAACAAAAATTCTGGCATTCGGCGTACTCACTTCATTGATCCATGGCACTAGCCTGGCCGCTACGAACACCGCATCCAGCCGCCTCCCGGGTACGCCGGCCGATGCGTTGGAAGAGCCGGCCAGCGCCGCCGCAGCCAAACCGGAAACCCGTGCCACCGGTCTCGGCGCCGCGCTGAAAGAGCTGGCAGATCAGGGCATTTTCCTGCGCGCCAACCTGATCAACCAATACGCGAGGAACACCCGCGGTGCCGTCGAGCAAGGCCACACCAATGTCGGCCAGTTCAACATCGGCGCCGACTTCAACCTGGACAAGCTGGTCGGCACGTCCGGCAGCAGCTTCCACTTCACCGTCTACAAAGATTACGGCTTCGGCCTCAACCACGACGTCACCGGTACGTTTCCCAAGCAGCAACACATCTACAAGAACGAATTTCCCGACTGGCACCTGGGCTTGTTCGCCTTTGAACAGAAGCTGCTGGACGACCGACTGGATGTGATTTTGGGTCGACTGGGTACTACCAGTTACTACGCCAAACTGAGCACCAACTGCCAGTTTCAAGCCGGTAACACCTGCGGCGTCCCGCGGCTAATCAACTCGGAAGCGGGCTATAGCTTGCTGCCTTCAGCGACCTGGGGCATCAACGCGCGTTACCGCACGACGCCGCATACCTATGTCGAAACCGGCGTGTATGAGGTCAACCCCAGCACCTCCGCCAGTAACGGCATGGACTTTTCCATTGCCGAGGCCAACGGCGTGACCGTGCCGCTGGAGTGGGGCTGGGTCGAGCCCGGCAAGTTCGAGGTCAAGGCTGGCGGCTACGTCAGCACTGCGCCGCGGCCGGACCCGTATTACAACACCGCTGGTCGTTCACTCGGCCGCTTCGGCGGGACCGCACGCACGGTTAACGACGAACGCAAGGGCGTGTATCTGCTGGGCGACCGCGTGGTCTGGCGACCCGATGCGAATTCCACGCGCAACCTGACGGTGTTCGGCGGTGTCGTCCAGCAACTCGAAGACGAGGAGATCATGCGCCAGCAATTCCTCGGCGGCTTTGTGCTGACCGGGCCTACGGCGTCGCGACCACGGGACACCATTGGCTTCTCGGCGTCGCTGTTCAATCTCACCGACAAGGAAAGAGCGTTTCTGCGCGATGCACGGGCCAAGGCCGGCGGGCATGGCAGCAACGATCCCCACGAATACTCCTTCGAGCTCAACTACGGTTGGCACCTGATCCCGGGCGTGATTGTCATGCCGAACATCCAGTACATCGTCAATCCGGACAACTCCGGCCTGCCGAAAACCGCAACGGTGCCCAAGAACATGTTGGCGTATGGACTAAACGTGCAACTGAGTTTCGGCGGCATGTTCGGCCTGAGCTCGCCGGGCGGTGGCGATTGA